One stretch of Myxococcota bacterium DNA includes these proteins:
- a CDS encoding RNA polymerase sigma factor — protein sequence MDAEEFARFAEARRGRALRLAFRLLGGDQATAEDVVQNAFFRAYRGLGAFRGEASLDTWFYRILVREVQRQRRWQGVRRLFWADPEAAPPAVDPSPRRDPGLRRRIAAALERLSAGQREAFVLVHLEELTVAEAAEVLGKAVGTVKSHLHRALGALREDLSDLRGPTPNGDTAKEEYES from the coding sequence ATGGATGCGGAGGAGTTCGCGCGCTTCGCGGAGGCGCGGCGCGGGCGCGCGCTGCGGCTCGCGTTCCGCCTGCTCGGCGGCGACCAGGCCACGGCCGAGGACGTGGTGCAGAACGCCTTCTTCCGGGCCTATCGCGGGCTCGGCGCCTTCCGCGGCGAGGCCAGCCTCGACACCTGGTTCTACCGGATCCTGGTGCGCGAGGTGCAGCGCCAGCGGCGCTGGCAGGGCGTGCGCCGGCTGTTCTGGGCCGACCCCGAGGCCGCGCCCCCGGCGGTCGACCCGAGCCCGCGCCGCGACCCGGGCCTGCGGCGGCGCATCGCGGCGGCACTCGAGCGCCTGTCCGCCGGCCAGCGGGAGGCGTTCGTGCTGGTGCACCTGGAGGAGCTCACGGTGGCCGAGGCGGCCGAAGTGCTGGGCAAGGCGGTCGGGACGGTCAAGAGTCACCTGCACCGCGCGCTGGGCGCTCTGCGCGAGGACCTCTCGGACCTGCGCGGACCTACACCAAACGGTGACACGGCGAAAGAGGAATACGAGTCATGA